The Geothrix sp. DNA segment TGGTGGGCGGCCTGCTGGCCACGGTCTTCTTCCTGGCGGTGCTGCTGGGCGGCGCCCTGCGCAAGATCTTCCCCGCCCGGCAGACGGACTTCCTGCCCTACCTCGGGCCCCTGATCGGCCTGGTGGTGATGACCCTGGTGCTGCAGCACCTCCCCCGCCTGCACGTGAAGTTCCGCCACGCCTTCCTGGGTGCGGGCATCTCCACGGCCCTGTGGTGGCTGGCCAAGTGGGGCTTCGGCATCTACCTGAAGCACACCCTCACCTGGGGCATCATGTACGGCTCCCTGCTGGGCATCGTGGCGGGCCTCACCTTCCTCTACTACAGCTGCGCCATCCTCCTGCTGGGCGCCGAGATCACCGCCGCCTTCTACCGCCACGAAACCGGCGCCACCACCGTGCCCTCATGGCTGCGGATGAAGGCGGGCGAGCCGGTGAAGCCCTAGGGTTGTTCACGCGGAGACGCGGAGTGCGCGGAGGAACAGATCAGAATAGGGTCTCTGAATGTCCTTCCCTTCAGCGACGATCGGTCAGGGAGACAGTCATGCAGCACGTCCCAGCCCAATTCGAGAATCAGGCCATCCGGCGAGCCTATGACGAGTCCACGGAGACATGGTGGTTCTCGGTCGTCGATATCGTGCAGGTGCTCACCCAGCAGCCGGATTTCCAGTCGGCCCGCAAATATTCGAACAAGCTCAAGACTCGCCTAAATGTTGAAGGCAGTGAGTCGGTGACAAAATGTCACCGACTGAAACTACCCGCGCCGAGAGCACTCTTCAGTAGCCGCACCCCATCAACGGCGACGAGGTGTTTTGGTCGAAAGGAATTTTTAAAGCTGAGGAGAGCGGAGGAACGGAGGAGAGCTGAGAAAGACAGGAGGCATTTTCTCCGCTTTCCTCCGCCCCTCAGCTGTCCTCCGCTTACTTGACTCTTTTGCAGTAAAAGCCGCCAATGGCGAAAGCACGGGCCAGTGCCGCACCAAGGGGCATTCAAAAGAAAAAAAATTTGCCGGCGATGGACAGTGATGGACGGTGATGAAAAGAACGGGCGCAGTTATCCCCGTACATCACCGTGCATCACCGGCTAAAAGAAAAACACCGATGACACCAAGCACTGGCTGATGAACACCGAAGAGATCGGTGAGCGCGGCCCATGCCTTGCTCTTGACGGTGTTCATCAGCTTTTATTGGTGTTCATCGGTGGTTCAAAATGCTTTTGCTTTTCCCGGTGGCGATGCGGCTACTCGTCGTCGCGCCCGCGCTGACTCGCAGGAATCGCGTAGCCGTCGGCCTTGTACTCGTTGATCTTGTTCCGCACGGTGCGCAGGGCGATGTCGAGCTGTTCGGCGCAGTGGGTGCGGTTGCCCTTGAGGGCGCTGAGGGTGGAGAGCAGCCAGAAGCGCTCGAGCTCGGGCAGGCTCAGGCCCAGGGGCAGCACCACGGGGGTGCCCATGGGCACGCCCACAAGGGGCTTGAGGGGATCGGCCACCACGGCGCCGGCGGGGGCGGCCACGTCGCGGCGGACGGCAGCGGGCGCCACGGGGGGCGTCCAGGGCTCGATCACGGGGCTTTCCGGCGGATCCTCGGGCAGTCCCTCGAAGGCATCACTGGGCAGCAGCCAGCGCAGGTCCTGCTGGCTGAGGCGGCGGCCCTGGCTCAGCACCACGCAGCGCTGGATGACGTTCTCCAGCTCGCGGATGTTGCCGGCCCAGGGATGGCGGGCTAGCGCGCCGAAGAAGCTGGGCACCAGCTCCGGTACGGGCCGGTCGTTCTCGCGGGCGTAGCGTTCGGCGAAGTGCGAGGCCAGCAGGCTCAGGTCGCCCGGCCGGTCGCGCAGGGGCGGCAGGTCCAGGGGGATGACGTTCAACCGGTAGTAGAGATCCTCGCGGAAGCGTCCGGCTTTCACCTCAGCCTGGAGGTCGCGGTTGGTGAGGGCGATGAGGCGCACATCCACCGCGATGGGCCGGTTGCCGCCCAGGCGATCCACGGTGCGCTCCTGGAGGACGCGCAGCAGCTTGCCCTGGAGGCCCAGGGGCAGTTCACCCACCTCGTCGAGCACCAGGGTGCCGCCGTCGGCCTGCTCGAAGCGGCCCTGCTTCATGCTGGTGGCACCGGTGAAGGCGCCCTTCTCGTAGCCGAACAGCTCGGATTCCAGCAGGTTCTCGGGGATGGCGGCGCAGTTGATGGCCACGAAGGCGCCGTTGCGGCGGGGGCTGGAGCCGTGGATGAGCTTGGCCAGCAGCTCCTTGCCGGTGCCGCTCTCGGCCTGGATGAGGATGGTGGCGCGGCTGTCGGCGGCGCGGCGGGCCAGGGCCAGGGTCTCGCCCAGCGCCGGGTCCTGCGTGAGGATCACGGGGGCCTCGGAGGCCTCCTCGGCCTTGAGGTGGCCCTCGGACTTCAGCGCCTTGTGCAGGGCGCTGGTGAGTTCTTCGGGGCTGAAGGGCTTGGAGAGGAAGTCGAAGGCGCCGAGGCGCATGGCCTCGCGGGCGGATTCCAGGCTGCCGAAGGCGGTGATGAGCAGCACGGGCAGGCCCGGATCCACGGCCTTCAGCCGGGCCGTGAGCTGCAGGCCGTCCATGCCGGGCATGCGCAGGTCCGTGATCACGGCGTCGAAGGCGCCGGGCCGCACCATGCGCAGGGCCTCCTCGCCACCGCGGGCCTGCTCGGCAAAGAAGCCGGAGCGCTTGAGGCTCATGGCCATGCCATCCCGCATCCCGGGATCGTCGTCCACCACCAGCACCCGAAGGGGAGTCGCCATAGCTGAGCATCCATGCGGCCAGGGCGGCCGCTACCCCGTTATCGGGTCCCGGGGTCCGGACTGGAGTTTTGTGCCGGGCGGCGTTTCAGGATCCGGCGGGGCAGGTCGCCGCTCCCCTCCTCCCCGCGCACGGGGTCCCCGTGGCGGCGGATGAGCAGGTAGAGCTGGCGGCGGCTCACGCCCAGGCGCCGGGCGGCCTCCACCCGGTTGCCGTAGGCCCGGCGCAGGGCCTGGTGCAGCAGGTACCGCTCCAGCGCGTGCAGGTTGGTCGCCAGGTCCTCGGCCTCGAAGCGGGGCGGGCCGGCCGGTTCGGAGGCGGGCGACTGGCCCAGCAGCTTCCAGCGCAGCAGGCGGTTCCGCAGCTCCCGCAGGTTCCCGGGACAGGGCAGGGCGCCCAGGCTGGCGGGAAGGTCCCCTTCGAGGCCCTCCTCCGCGGCCAGTGCCGCCAGCAGAGCCGGGATCGCCTCGGGATGTTCGTCCAGGCCAGGCAGGCGCAGCTCCAGGCAGGGCAGGTGGTCCGGGACCGAGCGGGCCGCCACCACGCCCCGCGGCTCGCCCGCCAGCCACTCGGCGGCCGCCGTCGCGGTGCCAGCCTCGTGCATCGGTACGCCCCGGCGCGCGGCCAGCTCCGCCGCCAGCGTGGAGACGCCGGAGCCCACGGGGCCGTGGATCCACAGGGCCTCGGGACGGGCGATCAGCTCCTCCAGGTGGGCGCCCCACTGGGCGAAGCCCGGGAGGAGGGCCAGCGGAACCACGGGCCTACTTCCCCGGGAACACGTGGAAGAGCACGGCGAACACGTGGCAGGCGCTGCCGGCCACCACGAAGAGGTGCCAGAGGGCGTGGTGGAAGCGCAGCCGCTCCAGGCTGTAGATGGCGGCGCCCGCGCTGTAGAAGAAGCCGCCGCTGAAGAGCCAGTAGAGGCCGTGGGTCGACAGGGATTTCCCCAGGGGCACGGCGGCGATGACGATGAGCCAGCCCATCAGAAGGTAGATGCAGGTGGAGATCCAGCCCATGCGCTTGGCGAAGGCCGGATCCATGTCCGTATCGCCGGGCACGGCGTGGAGGTGGTCCACCGCGGGCGGCCGGAAGATTTGCCTGGCCAGGCGCGCGTAGAACACGGCCTTGAACACGATGCCCACCACCGCCAGGCCCCAGACCAGGCCGAAGAGGGTCCAGCCCCAGCCGGGTCGCGTCCGACCCAGGGCGGACAGGCAGAAGGGCGTGTAGGTCCCGGCGATGAGGATGAAGATGGCCGAGTGGTCGAAGACCTTGAAGACCAGCTTCACCCGCGGTCCGCGGAAGGCGTGGTACAGCGTGGACATGAGGTAGAGCAGGATCAGGCTGGAGCCGAAGATCGACGCCCCCACCACGTCCCGGGCGGTGCCGTGGATGGCCGCGGTGACCACCATCAGCACAAGCCCGGCGATGGACAGCGCCGCGCCCAGGCCGTGGGTCAGGCTGTTGGCCAGCTCCTCGCCGCGCGTCTGGGAGGTGGATCCGGGGAGAGAAGCCGTGCGGGACATGCCTTCGAGGATGACAGACTCTAGGCATCGGTTCCTCTGGAGCTTCCATGCGCGTTCCTCTGTATCTGGCCCTGTTCCTCACGCTGGCGGCCCCGGCGCAGACCCTGCGGGGCGTGGTCGTGAGCCAGGAGCGGCTGGCCTCGGAGGCCGGCGCCCAGGTGCTGCGGGAGGGCGGCACGGCCGTGGACGCGACCGTGGCCACGGCCTTCGCGCTGGCCGTGGTGCATCCCGCCGCGGGCAACCTCGGTGGGGGCGGCTTCCTCCTGTCGCGGCCTACCTCGGGTCAGGCCCTCTTCCTCGATTTCCGGGAGACGGCCCCGGCCGCCGCCCATCCGCGCATGTGGCTGAAGGAGGACGGCACCTACGACGAGGCGCGACACCATGAAAGCCTGGCCGCGGTGGGCGTGCCGGGCACGGTGGCCGGGCTGCGCACGGCCTGGAAACGGGCGGGCCGCCTGCCCTGGGCGCGCCTGCTGCGGCCCGCCATCCGGCTCGCCCGCGGGGGCTTCGTCCTCTCGGAGAATCAGGCGGCAAGCCTGGAGAAGCAGCTGCCCGAGTTCCGGAAGCACCCGCCCACCCTGGCCCAGTTCAGCCGCGGTGGCGAGCCGCTGAAGGCCGGGGACCGGCTGGTGCAGCGCGACCTGGCCCGCACCCTGGAACGCCTGGCGAAGGACTGGACGGACTTCTACCGCGGCGCCACCACCCGCCTCATCCTGCGTGACATGCAGGCCGGAGGGGGCCTGCTCAGGGCCGCGGATCTGCGCGCCTACCGGCCGCGCTGGCGTGAGCCTCTGCGCGGCAGCTACCGCGGCGTGGAGGTGCTGGCCGCGCCGCCCCCCAGCTCCGGCGGCCAGGTGCTCATCGAGGCCCTGAACGTGCTCGAGGGCTACGACCTGAAGGCCGCAGGGGCCGCCTCGGCCACGACCGTCCACCTGGCCTCGGAGGCGCTCCGCCGGGCCTTCGCGGACCGGGCGCAGTTCCTGGGTGATCCCGGCTTCAACGGGGACCTGCCGCTGGTCCGCCTGCTCTCGAAGGAACACGCGGCGTCCCTGCGGGCGACCATCCGCCCGGACCACGCTTCCGCCTCCGCGCCGGACCGCTTCACCTGGCCCGCGGATCGCCCCGACACCACCCATCTCTCGGTGCTGGACCGCAAGGGGAACGCCGTGAGCCTCACCTACACCTTGGAGGACAGCTACGGGCTCAAGCGCATCGTGCCCGGCGCGGGTTTCCTGCTGAACAACGAGCTGGGCGACTTCAACGCGGGGCCCGGCCTGACCGATGCCACGGGCCTCATCGGCACGGCGCCGAACCTGGCCCAGCCGGGCAAGCGCCCCCTGTCGAGCATGTGCCCCGTCATCCTCGTGCAGGGCGGAAAGGTGCTGCTGGTCAGCGGCAGCCCCGGTGGGCGCACCATTCCCAGCACGGTGCTGAACACGGTGCTCAACGCGGTGGACTTCGGCATGGAGGCGCGCTCCACCGTGGACGCCCCCCGCTTCCACCACCAGTGGCTGCCGGACCGCATCCAGGTGGAGGCGGACCTGCCCGCCGCCACCCAGGCCGCGCTGAAGGCCATGGGCTACGCGCTCAAGGACGTGAAGAAGCAGGGCTGCGCCCAGGTGATCCTGGTGCGCGATGGCCAGGTCGAAGGCGCCGCCGACATCCGGCGGTGGCCAGACAGCGCGGCGGTCGTGGAGTGAGGTGCTCTAGGCGGCGATGCCCTTCGCTTTGAGGAAGGCGCCCAGGGCCTTGTCCTCGCCCTGGATGTGCTTCGTGAGCCAGTCCTCGAGGAAGCTGAAGACCGAGGAGGTCAGCAGGATCTTCCCGCTCTGGTAGTTCGCGATGAGCGTCCCGACCTCCTTCACCAGGTCGGCGTGGACGGCGCAGTGCCGCTGGGTCTCGGGGTAGCGGTGCGCAATCATCAGGCGCTCCTCGCCCGCGAAGTGCGCCACGGTGTAGTCCTTCAGGAAGAGCAGGGTCTTCTCGATCTCGTCCTTGCCCTTGCCCTGTTTCATGGCCATGTGCAGGTTGTTCAGGGTGTCCACCAGGGACCGGTGTTCCGCGTCGATCTTCGCGTGGCCCACTTCCAGGGTCGCGCGCCAGTCCATGTAGGCCATCTCACCACTCCATTCAGGCAGAGCCCACACCAGCGGGGCGTCTCCCCAAGGGTTCGGCCGGGCCCTCCGCGTCGCTTCAGTCCTGGCGGCAGGCTTGTGACTGTCGTCATAAAAGCACTGAATTCATCGTTTATGAATGTGGTCGTTACACTGACGTGATTTTCCAGGAGGCTCCCTTCAGTTCGGTGCATCCTTCGCCGGTTTCACGTGCCTGTCGAACCAGCGGAGCATCTCCCAGAGGGTGTGCTCGATGGATTCGCGGGCGACGTAGCCGTGGGATTCCAGCGGCAGGGTGACGTAGCGCGCGGTCTGGCCGTGGCCCTTGAGGGCCGCGTAGAGGCGCTCGCTCTGGATGGGGAAGGTGCCGGAGTTGTTGTCGGCCTCGCCATGGATGAGCAGGATTGGCGCGTTGAAGTGGTTGGCGGACATGAAGGGCGACACCTTCAGGTACATCTCCGGCGCCTCCCATAAGGTGCGCCGCTCGCTCTGGAAGCCGAAGGGCGTGAGCGTCCGGTTGTAGGCGCCGCTGCGGGCGATGCCGGCCCTGAACAGGCTGGAGTGCGCCAGCAGGTTCGCCGTCATGAAGGCGCCGTAGCTGTGGCCGCCCACGCCCACGCGTTTGGGATCGATGACGCCCAGCTCGTCGGCCTTGTCGATGGCGGCCTTGGCGCTGGCGACCACTTGATCCAGGAAGGTGTCGTTCACGGTCTTGGGGTCACCCACCACGGGCATCGTCGCATTGTCGAGCACCACGTAGCCCGACAGCAGGAAGAACAGGTGGGACATGCCGCCGATGGTGGTGAACCGGTTCGCCGAGCCCGTGACCTGACCAGCCGTGGAGGCATCGGTGAACTCCAGCGGGTAGGCCCAGATCACCGCGGGGCGCCGCTCTCCGGCCTTGTAGTCGGGCGGCAGGTACATCGTGAAGCTGAGCGTCACGCCGTCGGGACGGGTGTACTTCACCAGCTGCTTCTGGATCTTGCGCAGCTCGGGCAGCGGGTCGGCGAAGGCCGTGAGGGCCTTGGCCTCCGTGCCGTGCAGCACGTAGTTCGGTGCTTCGGTGGAGCTCTCGCGCCGCGTGATGAACCGGCCATCCGGCAGCAGCGCCACCATGGCTTCATAGCGCCTGGGATCGGATTGGAAGCGGCGCTCGGTCTTGAGCGTGGCGGGATCGAAGCGGTCCAAGAACGGACGATCACCTTCGGGCGTGGCGCCCTGGCCCACCAGGAGCAGTGACCCGGCCAGCTGGCGCAGGGCCACGTGGCCGTTGGGCAGGAGCCGCGACTGGAAGGCGCCGGGGTCGCGGTAGCGGTCGTTTCGGCTGAGGTCAAAGGCAAGACGGGCCTCGGCGGGACGCGCTGGATTGAGCAGCCAGGTGCGGGTCCAGCGGCGGTCCTGGTCGTACTCGCGGATGACGGCCAGGTCCCCGCGCTCGCCCCACTCCATGCCCATCAGGCGGGCCTGCAGCTGGAGCAGCTCCGTGGGCTTGGCGGTGAAGGGCGCGGCCTGGGTCAGGATGCGGTCGCGGAAGGCGGCCTTCTGCTTGGGGTTGCCCCCGTCCATGGCCTCCACCCAGGCCAGGGTGGCGGGCTCCGTGGGCCGCCAGTGCAGGCGGCGGGGGCCGGTGCGCACGCCCTCGAGGGGGATGTCCTCGGCCAGGGGCTGATCCGCCACGAGATGCAGGAGGGCCCCGGAGCCATCCCAGACCTCTTCCCGCACAGGAAACTGCTGGCTGGGCACCAGGAAGGAGAAGGGCCGCTGCAGCCGGGACACCAGGACGAGGCAGCCGTCCGGAGAGGGCTGCACATTGGCGTAGAGGCCGGGCTTGCCGAGGGGCCTGAGGGCGCCCGTGGCGGGATCGACGCGCACCAGCTGGGACTGCCCCAGGAACTCGAAGCGGGCCTCGTCCTGGGCGTTCTGGAGCAGGTCCTGGTAGGTGGGGGCGGGAGCGGCCTTGCCCTCGTTTTCCTGGATGCGGGGGCCCTGGGGCGCCTCGGGAGCGCTGGGCTCCAGCCCCTGGCCCGCGGGCAGGGCCTTGCAGAGCAGGCTGCCGTCCGGCATCCAGTCGAGGGGGCTGCCCAGGATCGCGTTCAGCTGCAGTCCCTGGATCCGGTGCAGCTTTCCGGTGGCGGCCTCGCCGATCCACAGCTCCGTGGCCCGGGCCGACGCGCCGATCAGCGCGAAGCGTGTGCCGTCCGGGGACCAGCGCGGCTGGCCGAGGCTCACGCCCGCGGGCAGGGCAATGGTTTTCGGGGGGCCGTCGAGCCGCTGCATGGCCAGGGCCTTCAGGCGCGGCGGCGCGTGGGGGCCGCGGGTGCGCGGGTTGAACCGGTGCCCGGCCAGCCGCGCCATGGGCTGCGCCAGATCCTTGATGGAGGGGTGGCGGTCGAACTCCGCCAGGAGGAAGCGATCCCCCTTGGGGCTGAGGATCAGCGAGGGCGTGCCCGGGGCGTCCAGCACGGCCTGGATGGCCTTGGGCGCCTTCTGGTAGGGCGCGGGCTGCGCCAGCAGGGCAAGGCTGAGGATGGGTGCGAGGGCACGCAGCATGGGGGCTCCCGGGGGATGCCTCATCATGCCACGAGTCACGAGGTATGAAGGCGGATACAACGAAGCCCCCTTGCGGGGGCCTCGTCAGGTGCGGGTGGGGCGAAGACTACTCGCGCTCGGCCCGGTTGAAGGCGTCGGCCAGCGTCGCCTTTTTGAATTCCGGCTGGCGGGCCTTGGCAGCTTCCAGATCGCCACGCTCCATGTCCTGCTCCAGCTGCTTGACGGAGAGGCCGATGCGGCGCTCGGTGGGATCGAGCTTCACGATCTTCATGGTGAGCTCCTGGCCGGCGGCGAACTCCTTCTGGATGTCCTCCACCCGCTTGCGGCTCAGCTCGGAGACGTGCACCAGACCCTCGATGCCGTCGCCGAGGTCGACGAAGGCGCCGAAGTCGGTCAGGCGGGCGATCTTGCCGGTGATGACGGTGCCCACGCTGTGGTTCTCGAAGAAGATCTCCCAGACGTTGGGCTCCATCTGCTTCACGCCGAGGCTCATGCGCTGGGCCAGGGGATCCAGGTTGAGGACCTTGGCGGTGACTTCGTCGCCCTTCTTCACGATCTCGCCGGGGTGCTTGATCTTCTTGGTCCAGCTGAAGTCGGACACGTGGATCAGGCCGTCGATGCCCTCTTCCAGCTCGATGAAGGCGCCGAACTCCGTGATGTTGCGCACGGTGCCCGTGACGATCATGCCGGGCTGGTACTTCTCGGCGATGGCCATCCAGGGGTTCGGGGTGATCTGCTTCATGCCGAGGCTGATGCGGCGGTTCTCGCTGTCCACCTGCAGGATGATGGCTTCGACCTGGTCGCCCAGGTTGACCATGCCCTTGGCGGACTTGACCTTCTTGGTCCAGCTCATCTCGGAGACATGCACCAGGCCTTCGATGCCGGGCTCGAGCTCGACGAATGCGCCGTAGTCAGTGATCGACACGACCTTGCCCTTGACGGTGGCCTGGATGGGGTAGCGCTCCTCGACGGAGAGCCAGGGATCCGGGAACTTCTGCTTGTAGCCGAGGCTGACGCGCTCGGTCTCCTTGTCGTACTTGAGCACGGCCACTTCGACCTTGTCGCCCACCTGGAACATCTCGCTGGGGTGGTTGAGCCGGCCCCAGGACATGTCGGTGATGTGCAGCAGGCCGTCCACGCCGCCGAGGTCGACGAAGGCGCCGTACTCGGTGATGTTCTTGATGGCGCCCTCGACCAGCTTGCCTTCTTCGAGGCCCGCGAGGGTCTCTTCCTTCAGGCTCGCGTTGATGGTCTCGAGGAACAGCTTGCGGGACAGCACGATGTTGCCGCGGCGGCGGTTGACCTTGATGACCTTCATGTCGAAGGACTTGCCGAGGTAGGGATCCAGGTTGCGGACGGGCTTCATGTCCACCTGGCTGCCGGGCAGGAAGGCGCGGATGCCGATGTCGACCGCCAGGCCGCCCTTGACCTTCTCGAGCACGGTGCCGTGCACGGTCATGTTGGAACGGAAGGCCTTCTCGACCTCGTCCCAGATCTTCATCTTCTCGGCGCGCTCGCGGCTGAGGCGCACGTTGCCGTTGGCGTCCTCGAGCATCTCGAGCAGCACTTCGACGACCTCGCCCACCTGCACGCCCTGCGTGCCGTCGGGATTGTTGAACTCGTCGAGGTTGACGGTGCCCGACCCCTTGTAGCCGATGTCGACGATGACGTCCTTGCCGCGGATCTCCACGACGACGCCACGCACGACCTCTTCTTCGCGGAGGCCACGGGTTTCACCCTGCAGGGCGGCCATGAACTCCTGGCCCTCCTCGCTGCCGTCCTCGACGTATCCCGAGTCCAGCACGGTGATGCGGCCCATCTGCTTGGAGCCTAGGCCCTTGATGATTGCTTCTAACTTGGACATGAAGTCCACCTCTTTGGTTAGCCCCCGCGCTCTGGCGGTGGGCTGGAATCCCGGCACACGAAGTCCGGCAGAACGCCTAGATTATCCAGGAATGCCTTGGGGGGCCAGGAAATGTATTGGGAGAGGGTGGAGGCACAATAGGGGGATGTGCGTCATTGCCTTCCACTGGCGGCCCGAGGGCCCGCTGCCCCTGCTCGTGGCGGGAAACCGGGACGAGTTCTATGCGCGTCCCACGGCACCCATGGCCTGGTGGGAGGGTAGGCGCATCCTGGCGGGTCGGGATCTCCAGGCCGGTGGGACCTGGCTGGGGGTGGGTCCCGGGGGCCGCTTCGCGGCCCTCACCAACCACCGGGACCCCTCGAAGACCCGGCCGGATCGCGCCACCCGGGGCCTGCTGCCGGTGTGGTTCCTGGAGGTGGGCCACACCGCCGGAGCCTTCCTGGAGGAGCTCCGCCCGGTGGCAGGCCGCTACAACCCCTTCAACCTGCTGGTCTACGACGGCCGTGACTTGCTCGGCTTCGAGAGCCGCCAGGACCGGGTGGTCTCCTTCACGCCCGGAATCCACGCCATTTCCAATGGGGACTTCGACGAGCCCTGGCCCAAGGTCGAGCGCCTCAAGGCGGGACTGCTCGACGGTGAAGGGGATGACGAGGCGCTCCTGACCCTGCTGCAGGAGGCCGAGCCCTTCCCGGACGAGCGCCTGCCCAGCACCGGCGTGGCGCTGGAATGGGAGCGGGCCCTCTCGCCGGCCTTCATCCGGACGCCCACCTACGGCACCCGCGCCTCGACGCTCCTGCGCCTGGGCCGGGAGGCGGTGTCCGTGCTCGAACAGCGGTTCTCGCCCGAGGGCCCCGAAGGGCGCTCCGAGTTCCGGTTCCAACGGACCTAGACCGAGATCACCACGATCTCCGGGTCCACTTCCTTCTGCAGCATGCCTTCGATGGCCACCAGCGTGCCGGTGAGGCTGACGGGGCAGCTGCCGCAGGCGCCCCCACCTAGAGCATCCATCCGGATCATGACCTGCTTCTCGTGGCGGTCTGAACAGCTCGAGAGCGGCGGGAATTGATTTCCGTCCATCTGAATGCAGGGTTCAATGGGTTCCATGTTTCATGCCCTGTTGAATCCGGTGACGGTCGTTCTGCCCTCAGGGGGCTATGAGTCATTCCTTCTTGGGAATCTCCTAGCCGGGCTGGTGGAATACGGAGTGCTCCGCTGGAGATTTGGACTTCAGGGCTTCCGGTGGTTGGTGATCCTGGTGGTGGTCAATGCCTGCAGCGCCGCCATTGGGGGTTACCCGCTTCAAACCTGGCTTCCCACCTGGATCTCAAGGCTGAACCTGGGGCCGCTTGATCAGGTTCCCATGCTTCTCCTCTCGGCAGCCCTGCTCACCTTCCTGCTGGCCCTGCTCCTTGAACTTCCTGCTTACTTCGCGATCTTCCGACTGGCCGATGTGAGGAGGAGGCAGCCCATTCGTGCCTTGCTGGTTGCCCATCTGGTGAGTTGGCCAGTGACCTTGGGGCTGGCTGTATTCCTTTCTCGCCATGAGTGGGATCTGAGCCTTTATTCCAGGACGCAGCGAGTCAGAGTGTCGGCCATTGCCCCGCCAAGGACCTGGGTCTGGTTCCTGCGGGACGGGAAGCTTTGCAAGCAGCGCCTTGGAAGCCAAGCGGTCGAGTTCATTCCGGTTTCCTTTGGTGAGGCTGAAACCATCGCCAGTGACCCAGCGCTGGGGGGCTGGGTGCTGGAGGAATATGTCTTTGATACTCCTAACCACTGCAACAGTACGGCAGTCCTTCTCGCGCCATCATCTTGGGTTGGTCCGATGTGGACACAATCGTTTCCAGGCAAATCAGAAGAGAACCCCTGGAAAGATAAATTCCTGAATATCTCCATTCTCCGTGAGGAAAATTACTTCAATGCAAAGGATGCAGATCGCAGGGCAGTTACGGTAAGTCCTGAGGGAATGGGATCCGTCAGGGTGCTGCAGACAGGAGGTCCCTCGGAGGTCCTGAGGGCGTTCAGTCCCTTTCACAGGCCCTGGTTCGGCCGTGCCGTGACTTTTCCAGAAGGACAGGTTCTCTTTGAAATGGATCAAGGCATGGCACTGCTGGAACCCGCTAGTAGAAGGCTTGCCTCTGTCGGGCGAGGTCGACTGGTGATGGTGCTGCAGGAGCCCTGAATCCTTGCGCCTGGCCTAGACCGATATCACCACGATCTCCGGGTCCACTTCCTTCTGCAGCATGCCTTCGATGGCCACCAGCGTGCCGGTCAGGCTGGCCGGGCAGCTGCCGCAGGCGCCCACATAGCGGATCATGACCTGCTTCTCGTGGCGGCCGATCAGCTCGAGGCCGCCGCCATCGGCGGCCAGGGCCGGCAGGATGGCGCTCTCCAGCACCATGCGGATGTCGCGCAGCATGGGATCGTTCTCGTCCTCGATCTTGGTGAAGACCCGCGCGGGGGCCGGGGCGCCGGTGCCGCCGCCCGTGCCCGCGGCGGCGCGGATGGGGGCGGCCAGCAGGGGCAGCATCTCGGGCCAGC contains these protein-coding regions:
- a CDS encoding sigma-54-dependent transcriptional regulator; amino-acid sequence: MATPLRVLVVDDDPGMRDGMAMSLKRSGFFAEQARGGEEALRMVRPGAFDAVITDLRMPGMDGLQLTARLKAVDPGLPVLLITAFGSLESAREAMRLGAFDFLSKPFSPEELTSALHKALKSEGHLKAEEASEAPVILTQDPALGETLALARRAADSRATILIQAESGTGKELLAKLIHGSSPRRNGAFVAINCAAIPENLLESELFGYEKGAFTGATSMKQGRFEQADGGTLVLDEVGELPLGLQGKLLRVLQERTVDRLGGNRPIAVDVRLIALTNRDLQAEVKAGRFREDLYYRLNVIPLDLPPLRDRPGDLSLLASHFAERYARENDRPVPELVPSFFGALARHPWAGNIRELENVIQRCVVLSQGRRLSQQDLRWLLPSDAFEGLPEDPPESPVIEPWTPPVAPAAVRRDVAAPAGAVVADPLKPLVGVPMGTPVVLPLGLSLPELERFWLLSTLSALKGNRTHCAEQLDIALRTVRNKINEYKADGYAIPASQRGRDDE
- a CDS encoding helix-turn-helix domain-containing protein; this translates as MVPLALLPGFAQWGAHLEELIARPEALWIHGPVGSGVSTLAAELAARRGVPMHEAGTATAAAEWLAGEPRGVVAARSVPDHLPCLELRLPGLDEHPEAIPALLAALAAEEGLEGDLPASLGALPCPGNLRELRNRLLRWKLLGQSPASEPAGPPRFEAEDLATNLHALERYLLHQALRRAYGNRVEAARRLGVSRRQLYLLIRRHGDPVRGEEGSGDLPRRILKRRPAQNSSPDPGTR
- the trhA gene encoding PAQR family membrane homeostasis protein TrhA, producing MSRTASLPGSTSQTRGEELANSLTHGLGAALSIAGLVLMVVTAAIHGTARDVVGASIFGSSLILLYLMSTLYHAFRGPRVKLVFKVFDHSAIFILIAGTYTPFCLSALGRTRPGWGWTLFGLVWGLAVVGIVFKAVFYARLARQIFRPPAVDHLHAVPGDTDMDPAFAKRMGWISTCIYLLMGWLIVIAAVPLGKSLSTHGLYWLFSGGFFYSAGAAIYSLERLRFHHALWHLFVVAGSACHVFAVLFHVFPGK
- the ggt gene encoding gamma-glutamyltransferase, with protein sequence MRVPLYLALFLTLAAPAQTLRGVVVSQERLASEAGAQVLREGGTAVDATVATAFALAVVHPAAGNLGGGGFLLSRPTSGQALFLDFRETAPAAAHPRMWLKEDGTYDEARHHESLAAVGVPGTVAGLRTAWKRAGRLPWARLLRPAIRLARGGFVLSENQAASLEKQLPEFRKHPPTLAQFSRGGEPLKAGDRLVQRDLARTLERLAKDWTDFYRGATTRLILRDMQAGGGLLRAADLRAYRPRWREPLRGSYRGVEVLAAPPPSSGGQVLIEALNVLEGYDLKAAGAASATTVHLASEALRRAFADRAQFLGDPGFNGDLPLVRLLSKEHAASLRATIRPDHASASAPDRFTWPADRPDTTHLSVLDRKGNAVSLTYTLEDSYGLKRIVPGAGFLLNNELGDFNAGPGLTDATGLIGTAPNLAQPGKRPLSSMCPVILVQGGKVLLVSGSPGGRTIPSTVLNTVLNAVDFGMEARSTVDAPRFHHQWLPDRIQVEADLPAATQAALKAMGYALKDVKKQGCAQVILVRDGQVEGAADIRRWPDSAAVVE
- a CDS encoding bacteriohemerythrin, with protein sequence MAYMDWRATLEVGHAKIDAEHRSLVDTLNNLHMAMKQGKGKDEIEKTLLFLKDYTVAHFAGEERLMIAHRYPETQRHCAVHADLVKEVGTLIANYQSGKILLTSSVFSFLEDWLTKHIQGEDKALGAFLKAKGIAA